A DNA window from Ignavibacteriales bacterium contains the following coding sequences:
- a CDS encoding ATP-dependent Clp protease ATP-binding subunit, with product MEGNFSNRVQDVIRLSREEALRLGHDYIGTEHLLLGVIREGEGIAVKILRNIGIDLFKLKKAIEDTVRTSGGTLTIGNIPLTKQAEKVLKITYLEAKLYRSDVIGTEHLLLSLLRDDDNIAAQILHQFNVHYDAVRNELDNIISGKPSTIPVSTPATERAKTEKSKTPVLDNFGRDLTKLAVEDKLDPIVGREKEIERVAQVLSRRKKNNPVLIGEPGVGKTAIAEGLAIRIVQKKVSRVLHDKRVVTLDLAALVAGTKYRGQFEERMKAVMNELEKSKDVILFIDELHTIVGAGGASGSLDASNMFKPALSRGDLQCIGATTLDEYRQYIEKDGALDRRFQKIMVDPTTVDETIQILKNIKYKYEEHHTVRYSEKSLDAAVRLSDRYITDRYLPDKAIDVLDEAGSRVHLSNIHVPKEILDLEGEVEKIRQSKNSVVKNQNFEEAARLRDLEKKLLHDLETAKKDWEQKAHHVVHDVDEETMADVVSMMTGIPVNRIAQSESEKLLKMETALKNVIVGQDEAIQKLSKAIRRTRAGLKDPKRPIGSFIFLGPTGVGKTEMAKALAKYLFDSEESLIRIDMSEYMEKFSVSRLVGAPPGYVGYEEGGQLTEKVRRKPYSVVLLDEIEKAHPDVFNILLQVLDDGILTDSLGRRVDFKNTILIMTSNIGARDIKTSGGFGFGVETPKDIYKTMKNTIEDAVKRVFNPEFLNRIDDTIVFHSLSREHIDKIIDIQMHELVKRMANLDISIQLTKQAREFLVDKGYDPAFGARPLKRALQKYIEDSIAEEVLRNKFGQGSIIKVKLNPKTETLKFTEGNRSRKIKKEPEEKQSEASVT from the coding sequence ATGGAAGGTAACTTTTCAAATCGCGTACAGGATGTAATTCGATTAAGCCGCGAAGAAGCTCTGCGACTCGGTCATGATTACATCGGGACCGAACACCTTCTCCTTGGAGTGATTCGGGAAGGTGAAGGTATCGCAGTTAAAATTCTCCGCAATATCGGCATAGATCTTTTCAAATTAAAGAAAGCCATCGAAGATACCGTAAGAACATCAGGCGGTACTCTCACCATCGGCAATATCCCGCTAACCAAGCAAGCTGAAAAAGTTTTAAAGATAACTTATCTGGAAGCAAAACTTTATAGGTCAGATGTCATAGGAACAGAACATTTGCTTTTATCTCTTCTTCGGGATGATGATAATATTGCCGCTCAAATTCTTCATCAGTTTAACGTTCACTACGATGCGGTCCGTAATGAACTTGATAATATCATAAGTGGAAAGCCTTCCACGATTCCCGTTTCAACTCCTGCAACCGAGAGAGCTAAAACCGAAAAATCAAAAACTCCCGTGCTCGATAACTTCGGCCGCGATCTTACAAAATTAGCTGTTGAAGATAAGCTTGATCCGATTGTCGGGCGGGAAAAAGAAATTGAACGTGTAGCTCAGGTACTTAGTAGACGAAAGAAAAATAATCCGGTTTTGATTGGCGAACCGGGAGTCGGCAAGACCGCAATTGCCGAAGGACTTGCAATTCGCATAGTTCAAAAGAAAGTTTCGCGCGTTCTTCACGATAAGCGTGTGGTAACACTTGATCTTGCCGCTCTTGTCGCCGGCACAAAATACCGCGGACAGTTCGAAGAGCGAATGAAAGCTGTCATGAATGAGCTTGAAAAATCGAAGGATGTTATTCTTTTTATAGATGAGCTTCACACGATTGTAGGCGCGGGTGGCGCATCGGGTTCGCTCGATGCATCGAATATGTTCAAGCCCGCGTTATCGCGAGGTGACTTGCAGTGCATTGGCGCCACTACGCTTGATGAATATAGACAATATATAGAGAAAGATGGCGCGCTTGACAGGCGTTTCCAGAAAATCATGGTCGATCCTACAACTGTCGATGAAACAATTCAAATATTAAAAAATATCAAATATAAGTACGAAGAACATCATACTGTCAGGTATAGCGAAAAATCGCTCGATGCCGCCGTGCGTTTAAGCGACCGCTATATCACGGATCGTTATCTGCCCGATAAAGCTATTGACGTACTGGATGAAGCCGGTTCACGCGTTCACCTTTCAAATATTCATGTTCCCAAAGAAATATTAGACCTTGAAGGAGAGGTTGAAAAAATCCGTCAATCTAAAAACAGCGTGGTGAAAAATCAAAATTTTGAAGAAGCCGCGCGGCTTCGAGATCTGGAAAAGAAATTATTACACGATCTTGAAACAGCTAAAAAAGATTGGGAACAAAAAGCCCACCATGTGGTTCACGATGTTGACGAAGAGACCATGGCAGATGTTGTCTCGATGATGACAGGTATACCGGTGAATCGTATCGCTCAATCTGAATCGGAAAAACTTCTGAAGATGGAAACGGCGCTGAAGAATGTAATCGTCGGGCAGGATGAAGCAATACAAAAGCTTAGTAAAGCTATACGACGCACACGAGCGGGATTGAAAGATCCGAAACGTCCTATCGGTTCGTTCATTTTCCTCGGTCCAACTGGCGTTGGCAAAACTGAAATGGCAAAAGCGCTCGCGAAGTATCTTTTTGATTCCGAAGAATCTCTCATCCGCATCGACATGAGCGAGTACATGGAAAAGTTCAGCGTATCACGGCTTGTTGGCGCACCTCCCGGATACGTTGGTTACGAAGAAGGCGGACAACTGACTGAAAAGGTTCGCAGGAAACCTTATTCGGTTGTGCTTTTAGATGAAATAGAAAAAGCCCATCCAGATGTTTTCAATATACTCCTGCAAGTTTTGGATGACGGTATACTTACCGATAGTCTTGGACGGCGAGTCGATTTTAAAAACACGATTCTAATAATGACATCAAACATCGGTGCACGCGATATAAAAACCTCGGGCGGTTTCGGTTTTGGCGTTGAGACTCCGAAAGATATTTACAAAACAATGAAAAACACTATTGAAGATGCTGTCAAACGCGTTTTCAATCCTGAATTCCTGAATCGTATCGACGATACGATAGTATTCCACAGTTTGAGCCGTGAACATATTGACAAGATTATCGACATTCAGATGCATGAACTTGTAAAAAGAATGGCGAATCTCGATATCTCAATTCAACTCACTAAACAAGCAAGGGAGTTTCTTGTAGATAAAGGATACGATCCGGCATTTGGTGCACGACCATTAAAAAGAGCTCTGCAGAAATACATTGAAGATTCGATTGCGGAAGAAGTTTTACGCAATAAATTCGGACAGGGAAGTATTATTAAAGTAAAATTAAACCCAAAGACCGAAACTCTGAAATTTACCGAGGGTAACCGATCTAGGAAAATTAAGAAGGAACCCGAAGAAAAACAGAGCGAAGCCAGCGTTACGTGA
- a CDS encoding DUF3109 family protein — MNIILHKHRLKHISELRIDTSIFTTKYPSSCSMKNCTGECCKWGVFADISERDNILNHAQIIQRHLEPTQEKNPEKWFESEPCQDIDFPSGLAIGTQATEQGCVFLDSSGLCALQKTALAEGLHPFALKPFYCIAFPLVISQHTLMIDDLEVENQPKCCSQFESGTKNILDICATELKFMLGREGFEEFQKIFNQQNC; from the coding sequence ATGAATATAATATTACACAAACACAGATTAAAACATATTTCTGAACTGCGAATTGATACTTCGATTTTCACAACTAAGTATCCATCGTCATGCTCTATGAAGAATTGCACCGGTGAATGCTGCAAGTGGGGGGTTTTTGCAGATATTAGCGAGCGAGATAATATTCTCAATCATGCACAGATAATTCAGAGGCATCTTGAACCAACACAAGAAAAGAATCCCGAGAAATGGTTCGAATCGGAACCATGTCAAGATATCGATTTTCCTTCCGGATTAGCTATCGGTACGCAGGCGACTGAGCAGGGATGCGTTTTCCTTGATTCGAGCGGATTATGCGCCCTTCAGAAAACAGCTCTCGCAGAAGGACTTCACCCTTTTGCTTTAAAGCCCTTTTATTGTATCGCCTTTCCGTTAGTAATAAGTCAACATACATTGATGATTGATGACCTGGAAGTAGAGAATCAACCAAAGTGCTGTTCACAATTTGAAAGCGGGACAAAAAACATATTGGATATATGCGCGACAGAACTAAAGTTTATGTTAGGTAGGGAAGGTTTTGAAGAATTTCAAAAAATATTCAATCAACAAAATTGTTGA
- the rplU gene encoding 50S ribosomal protein L21 has translation MFVVVDISGQQLKVSQGERIFVPRLSAEVGSTVKFERVLLKADEKSVQIGNPFIKNSTVEAKILGNIKDDKVIVFKKKKRKGYRLRRGHRQQYTEVEITNIG, from the coding sequence ATGTTTGTCGTTGTCGACATCTCAGGTCAGCAGTTAAAAGTCAGTCAGGGCGAGAGGATTTTTGTTCCCCGGCTTAGTGCTGAAGTTGGAAGCACAGTAAAATTCGAGCGTGTACTTCTTAAAGCCGATGAAAAAAGCGTTCAAATTGGAAATCCATTTATTAAAAATAGTACCGTTGAAGCAAAGATTCTTGGAAATATTAAAGATGATAAGGTGATAGTTTTTAAGAAGAAGAAAAGAAAAGGATACCGTTTGCGCCGCGGACATCGTCAGCAGTACACAGAAGTAGAAATAACAAATATTGGGTAG
- a CDS encoding 5'-nucleotidase C-terminal domain-containing protein, giving the protein MKLFKLFWTVVFFCFNLSTNSSIAQVDTLTFIHVNDTHSDLLPYAAGNFGGISRAATMIGLLKQTEPNPILIHTGDFMVGNLMFNTYFGVPELQILNSLGFDALCLGNHEFDPGPEMLSQILYQANLDSSFEVISTNALNLDSVPTLKPFIQSHSIERRGNIKVGLIGVTTPEANLISNPAPVFIDTNIVQDILFKVSELKAESCQVVVLLSHLGLTLDMTIAQYLSGVDAIIGGHSHSVLDTIVYVNNIPIVQAGEFYHYVGKLQLIFNGTGTSVLSYSLQEITNAIPADSTLSILVENLKAGVTVTYFPLIGDPYRTLFTADHLYYYVPTSIDSIKTPMGNLVTSAMLHSAYAVNADLSLEATGHMADKLYPGPVSPADLFRAYPYGYDTTDGLGFRLALFDLSGAQLYGVLDALLGFIHPEINDYQYLVQSTGLEYSIDTVGGEMHLGYALINGLPLQPESLYTIVSSDQMVGYLQTLFAITPTNLNIYPVSVYQIVLNHLITGVVENPLSPTRDFNLMQNYPNPFNPITNFGFRISNSGFVSLKIYDMLGREVETLVDKVLNPGTYTVKWDASKYSSGVYYYKLQSGSFTYTKKLLLLK; this is encoded by the coding sequence ATGAAGTTATTTAAACTTTTCTGGACAGTTGTATTTTTTTGCTTTAACCTATCTACCAACAGCTCGATAGCTCAGGTTGATACTTTGACATTTATCCACGTCAACGACACACATTCCGATCTATTACCTTATGCCGCCGGAAATTTCGGCGGGATTTCCCGTGCCGCAACAATGATTGGTTTACTAAAGCAAACAGAACCGAATCCAATCCTGATTCATACCGGTGATTTTATGGTCGGCAACTTGATGTTCAATACTTATTTCGGTGTTCCTGAACTTCAGATTCTAAACTCTCTTGGTTTCGATGCTCTCTGTCTGGGGAATCACGAGTTTGATCCCGGACCTGAAATGCTTTCTCAAATTCTATATCAGGCGAATCTCGATTCTTCCTTCGAAGTAATTTCTACGAACGCTTTGAATCTCGATTCAGTTCCCACGCTGAAACCGTTCATTCAATCTCATTCAATTGAACGACGCGGGAACATTAAAGTCGGATTAATAGGCGTTACCACTCCCGAAGCTAATCTCATCAGCAATCCGGCGCCGGTATTTATCGATACAAATATTGTGCAAGATATTCTCTTCAAAGTTTCAGAATTAAAAGCCGAAAGCTGTCAGGTTGTTGTGCTTCTCTCTCATTTAGGATTAACGCTCGACATGACCATTGCCCAATATCTTTCGGGTGTCGATGCAATTATCGGTGGACACTCACACTCGGTTTTAGATACAATCGTATATGTCAATAACATTCCTATTGTTCAAGCTGGTGAATTTTATCACTACGTTGGAAAACTTCAACTTATCTTTAATGGAACAGGAACCAGCGTATTAAGCTATTCCTTGCAAGAAATAACCAATGCAATTCCCGCAGACTCAACGCTCTCAATTTTGGTGGAGAATCTTAAAGCAGGAGTAACAGTTACATATTTTCCGTTGATCGGTGATCCGTATCGAACACTTTTTACTGCAGACCACTTGTACTATTATGTTCCCACATCAATCGATTCGATTAAAACTCCTATGGGTAACCTTGTGACAAGCGCGATGCTTCACAGTGCTTATGCTGTTAACGCAGATTTATCTCTTGAAGCAACTGGGCATATGGCAGATAAATTGTATCCGGGTCCCGTATCACCTGCAGATCTTTTCCGGGCTTACCCTTACGGTTACGATACGACTGATGGTTTAGGTTTCCGGCTGGCATTGTTTGATCTTAGCGGTGCACAACTTTATGGTGTACTGGATGCTTTGCTGGGATTTATTCATCCCGAAATTAACGACTATCAATATCTTGTACAATCAACCGGATTAGAATACAGTATCGATACGGTTGGCGGAGAAATGCACCTCGGTTATGCCTTAATTAACGGATTACCGCTACAACCCGAATCGTTATACACTATCGTCAGCAGCGATCAGATGGTTGGGTATCTGCAAACTCTTTTTGCCATAACGCCAACGAATCTCAATATCTATCCGGTTTCCGTATATCAAATAGTATTGAATCATCTCATCACCGGTGTGGTTGAAAATCCGCTAAGCCCAACAAGAGATTTCAACTTGATGCAAAATTATCCTAATCCATTTAATCCGATAACAAATTTCGGATTTCGGATTTCGAATTCTGGATTTGTGTCGTTGAAGATATACGATATGTTAGGCAGAGAAGTAGAAACACTTGTGGATAAAGTTTTAAACCCTGGGACCTACACGGTGAAGTGGGATGCATCAAAATACTCGAGCGGAGTATATTATTATAAACTTCAATCCGGATCGTTCACCTATACGAAGAAGTTATTGTTACTTAAGTAG
- the rpmA gene encoding 50S ribosomal protein L27 translates to MAHKKGGGSSRNGRDSNAQRLGVKRFGGEKVTAGSIIVRQRGTKFAPGTNVGIGSDDTLFALTDGVVKFNDYGKSKKIVEILTA, encoded by the coding sequence ATGGCTCATAAAAAAGGCGGCGGAAGTTCAAGAAACGGACGCGATAGCAACGCGCAGAGATTAGGTGTGAAAAGATTTGGTGGCGAAAAAGTTACCGCAGGTAGTATTATCGTCCGACAAAGGGGTACCAAATTTGCACCAGGCACAAATGTTGGAATCGGAAGTGACGATACCCTCTTTGCTCTTACCGATGGAGTAGTGAAGTTCAACGATTATGGAAAATCAAAAAAAATTGTTGAAATTCTAACCGCGTAA
- a CDS encoding peptidase M14 translates to MKKEVLEFSRYLFDNYQIFRVPDFPQRDFVPEILSNVISKLLVNLSGIFQREEIGRSFEDKPIQLISGGNGTINILFWSQMHGDESTATMALCDIINYLTRNKETPIVQKIFSAIRLNFLPMLNPDGAARFQRRTAQGIDMNRDALALETPEAQLLKSLQHNLKPQFGFNLHDQELSSVGSSNKLSAIGLLAPAFNSAKTDNESRERAKHLAAVFATSMNEHISGYVTKYDDSFEPRAFGDNMQKWGTSTLLVESGHTINDPEKDFIRKLNFVGMLTSIYAIALDCLKQFEIDEYNKLPFNGKRAYDLIIRNVIIRYENRKQSNADLGISYQVDTHSEMPPKLVDLGDLRPFVGLREIDGSGKSIPAELLNINQIFKWEKLFQINK, encoded by the coding sequence ATGAAGAAAGAAGTTCTGGAATTTTCCCGTTATTTGTTCGATAATTACCAAATTTTCCGTGTACCCGATTTCCCGCAAAGAGATTTTGTACCTGAAATTTTATCAAATGTCATTTCAAAATTATTAGTAAATTTATCCGGAATATTTCAGCGCGAAGAGATCGGCCGCTCTTTCGAGGATAAACCCATACAACTAATTTCGGGTGGTAACGGGACAATAAATATTTTATTTTGGTCTCAGATGCACGGCGATGAGTCAACTGCCACCATGGCACTTTGTGATATCATTAATTATCTCACGCGAAACAAGGAAACACCGATTGTTCAAAAAATATTTTCGGCTATACGTTTAAATTTTCTTCCAATGTTGAATCCCGATGGTGCAGCCCGGTTCCAAAGACGAACGGCTCAAGGAATTGATATGAACCGCGATGCCCTTGCTCTTGAAACACCAGAAGCACAATTATTAAAATCACTGCAGCATAATCTTAAGCCGCAATTTGGATTTAATCTTCACGATCAAGAACTGAGTTCTGTCGGATCATCGAATAAACTTTCTGCAATCGGCTTGCTGGCGCCGGCATTTAATTCTGCAAAAACCGATAATGAATCAAGAGAACGAGCTAAACATCTTGCCGCAGTATTTGCAACTTCAATGAATGAACATATAAGCGGTTACGTTACAAAATACGACGACAGTTTTGAGCCGCGGGCATTCGGAGATAATATGCAAAAATGGGGAACGAGTACGCTCCTCGTTGAGTCGGGTCATACGATTAACGACCCTGAAAAAGATTTTATACGTAAGTTGAATTTCGTCGGAATGCTGACTTCCATTTACGCCATTGCATTAGATTGTCTTAAGCAATTCGAGATTGATGAATACAACAAATTACCATTTAACGGTAAACGTGCTTATGATCTTATAATACGCAATGTGATAATCCGTTATGAGAACAGAAAACAATCAAATGCCGATCTCGGCATATCATATCAAGTAGACACTCATTCTGAAATGCCACCCAAACTTGTTGATCTTGGCGATCTTCGTCCTTTCGTCGGTCTGCGCGAGATTGACGGTTCCGGAAAATCCATCCCCGCGGAGCTATTGAATATCAATCAAATTTTTAAATGGGAGAAATTATTTCAAATAAATAAATAG
- a CDS encoding response regulator: MKKKTVLIVEDSPGFSELMKYVVEDEGFKGVIFPLEENFLKWVEKEKPSAIIMDLALNRMSGFDLIRELKGSTKYKQIPVVVITGRDLEIKDITELKVHGIPYMRKGRVDMHEIHQAIRTLVEKSEK, translated from the coding sequence ATGAAGAAAAAAACAGTTCTTATTGTAGAAGACAGCCCGGGGTTTTCCGAGTTAATGAAGTATGTGGTTGAAGATGAAGGATTCAAAGGTGTTATTTTTCCGCTTGAAGAAAATTTTCTTAAATGGGTGGAAAAAGAAAAACCATCTGCCATTATCATGGATTTGGCGCTTAACCGGATGAGCGGATTCGATTTGATTAGAGAATTAAAAGGGAGCACAAAATATAAACAGATTCCCGTTGTCGTAATTACCGGACGGGATCTCGAGATCAAGGATATTACTGAATTGAAAGTGCATGGAATTCCTTATATGCGAAAAGGGCGTGTGGATATGCACGAAATCCATCAGGCAATTCGCACGCTTGTCGAAAAATCAGAGAAGTGA
- a CDS encoding RNA-binding protein produces the protein MQIYIGNLPKEYTDAELKSMFEEFGTVKEANIGRNKKTNESEGYGIVVMSVKSEARDAVEGLRGKEIQGKPLRVRILKPGDDFHTQEMGRSGIPLVKSSGSFRGTSAIRRGGQRGS, from the coding sequence ATGCAAATCTATATTGGAAATTTACCGAAGGAATACACTGATGCCGAATTGAAATCGATGTTTGAAGAATTCGGTACGGTTAAAGAAGCGAATATTGGGCGTAACAAAAAAACGAATGAATCGGAAGGTTACGGAATTGTTGTTATGTCGGTTAAATCTGAAGCGCGCGATGCGGTTGAGGGTTTGCGCGGAAAAGAAATTCAAGGTAAACCACTGAGAGTGAGAATTCTAAAACCCGGTGACGATTTTCATACTCAAGAAATGGGAAGATCTGGAATACCTTTGGTAAAAAGCAGCGGATCATTTCGTGGAACAAGCGCGATCAGACGCGGTGGACAGCGAGGAAGCTGA